A portion of the Salarias fasciatus chromosome 15, fSalaFa1.1, whole genome shotgun sequence genome contains these proteins:
- the LOC115401367 gene encoding brain-enriched guanylate kinase-associated protein isoform X2: MKLCVSGSSLLEQKEDLRKRLSYTTHKLELLQSEFDSTRQYLETELRRAQEELDKFTDKLRRIQSGYSALQRINQDLEEKIHRTSQHHDDEKRALSREIIVLNNRLMEAKLTIEKLQEDNDVYRKDCNLAAQLLQCNKSLYRAQLSELPADFQERLTMHLEDSPLCHTYSDSVPASLIAKVLEKPDEACSSSQASRSPSPQTQEHAFILESLGPGGRLGLRAAYKSDLYSSDTALYCPDERHRERRPSMDIHGERKLLYGPQNSTDSTPEEGSVGLRAGFSQEHFTKFPAALAGGSSSYSSFSGAGSEDKGNGAPSSAASSPRHHSLYMDWRDAGDYERKSDSSWDGDSPGVFANTHPFQQTELSHHQNGSSPVYSRTMSSCFSEPYEPLPPSSSPSIAYEDSRRGSTLAPEEEELIGRWRQLSVEDLSAHSYRSPGRASPYSFSEQHFSVRPAKIRLGPLYSSFQEGADYYHQGVDVMDPVWAAASPSPECSPGLRQAHSQAHLFRAEDSQESEHSLYHSGSSKDREGNVAAGGQGADYVDPSPNSSTESLNQRSLEMAAELQHYQAEMHSLPAQPSQSPPPAPPPPPPYNQKFGSLGLSRKDSLTKAQLYGTLLN, translated from the exons ctcatTGCTGGAGCAGAAGGAGGACTTAAGGAAGAGGCTTTCCTATACAACTCACAAGCTGGAGCTCCTGCAGAGCGAGTTTGACTCCACGCGGCAGTACCTGGAGACGGAGCTGCGACGGGCGCAAGAGGAGCTCGACAAGTTCACAGATAAACTGCGCAG AATACAAAGCGGCTACTCAGCGCTGCAGAGGATcaaccaggacctggaggagaagatcCACAGAACC TCGCAGCACCATGACGACGAAAAGCGCGCTCTGAGCAGAGAGATCATCGTTCTGAACAACCGGCTGATGGAGGCAAAGCTCACCATCGAGAAGCTTCAAGAGGACAAT GACGTGTACAGGAAGGACTGCAAcctggctgctcagctgctgcagtgcaacAAATCTCTTTACAGGGCCCAGCTCTCTGAG CTGCCTGCTGATTTTCAGGAGCGACTGACCATGCACCTGGAGGACTCTCCTCTCTGCCACACCTACTCTGACTCCGTCCCGGCCTCCCTGATTGCCAAAGTGCTGGAGAAACCGGACGAggcgtgcagcagcagccaggccTCCCGCTCCCCGAGCCCCCAGACGCAGGAACACGCTTTCATTTTGGAAAGCCTGGGCCCCGGGGGCCGCCTGGGGCTGCGGGCCGCCTACAAGTCCGACCTGTACAGCAGCGACACGGCGCTGTACTGCCCGGACGAGCGCCACCGCGAGCGGAGGCCCAGCATGGACATCCACGGCGAGAGGAAGCTGCTCTACGGGCCCCAGAACTCAACCGACAGCACGCCGGAGGAGGGCTCGGTGGGGCTGCGCGCCGGATTCTCCCAGGAGCATTTCACCAAGTTCCCCGCCGCGCTGGCGGGCGGGTCCAGCTCCTACTCCAGCTTCAGCGGGGCGGGGTCCGAGGACAAAGGCAACGGCGCCCCCAGCAGCGCGGCCTCCTCCCCCCGACACCACTCCCTCTACATGGACTGGAGGGATGCCGGGGACTATGAGAGGAAGAGCGACTCCTCCTGGGACGGGGACAGCCCCGGGGTCTTCGCCAACACTCACCCCTTCCAGCAGACGGAGCTGAGCCACCACCAGAACGGCAGCTCGCCCGTCTACAGCCGCACCATGTCCTCCTGCTTCAGCGAGCCGTATGAGCCGCTCCCCCCGTCGTCCTCTCCCAGCATCGCCTACGAGGACAGCCGCCGGGGCAGCACGCTGGcgcccgaggaggaggagctgatcgGCCGCTGGAGGCAGCTCAGCGTGGAGGACCTGAGCGCCCACAGCTACCGCAGCCCCGGCCGCGCCTCGCCGTACAGCTTCTCGGAGCAGCACTTCTCCGTCCGTCCCGCCAAGATCCGACTGGGGCCGCTTTACAGCAGCTTCCAGGAAGGCGCCGACTACTACCACCAGGGGGTGGACGTCATGGACCCGGTGTGGGCGGCCGCCAGCCCGAGCCCCGAGTGCAGCCCGGGGCTGCGGCAGGCCCACAGCCAGGCCCACCTGTTCCGGGCGGAGGACAGCCAGGAGTCGGAGCACAGCCTCTACCACTCAGGGAGCTCCAAAGACAGGGAAGGGAACGTGGCGGCCGGCGGCCAGGGCGCCGATTACGTGGACCCCAGCCCCAACAGCTCCACCGAGTCCCTCAACCAGAGGTCCCTGGAGATGGCCGCCGAGCTGCAGCACTACCAGGCGGAGATGCACAGCCTTCCCGCGCAGCCCAGCCagtcgccgccgccggccccgccgccgcctcctccttacAACCAAAAATTCGGCTCCCTTGGACTTTCCAGGAAGGACAGTCTGACCAAGGCTCAGCTTTACGGAACGCTCCTGAATTGA
- the LOC115401367 gene encoding brain-enriched guanylate kinase-associated protein isoform X1: MRGKEHRQTMKKIYIGKTALKVSRNGGKHPKKSSLLEQKEDLRKRLSYTTHKLELLQSEFDSTRQYLETELRRAQEELDKFTDKLRRIQSGYSALQRINQDLEEKIHRTSQHHDDEKRALSREIIVLNNRLMEAKLTIEKLQEDNDVYRKDCNLAAQLLQCNKSLYRAQLSELPADFQERLTMHLEDSPLCHTYSDSVPASLIAKVLEKPDEACSSSQASRSPSPQTQEHAFILESLGPGGRLGLRAAYKSDLYSSDTALYCPDERHRERRPSMDIHGERKLLYGPQNSTDSTPEEGSVGLRAGFSQEHFTKFPAALAGGSSSYSSFSGAGSEDKGNGAPSSAASSPRHHSLYMDWRDAGDYERKSDSSWDGDSPGVFANTHPFQQTELSHHQNGSSPVYSRTMSSCFSEPYEPLPPSSSPSIAYEDSRRGSTLAPEEEELIGRWRQLSVEDLSAHSYRSPGRASPYSFSEQHFSVRPAKIRLGPLYSSFQEGADYYHQGVDVMDPVWAAASPSPECSPGLRQAHSQAHLFRAEDSQESEHSLYHSGSSKDREGNVAAGGQGADYVDPSPNSSTESLNQRSLEMAAELQHYQAEMHSLPAQPSQSPPPAPPPPPPYNQKFGSLGLSRKDSLTKAQLYGTLLN, encoded by the exons ctcatTGCTGGAGCAGAAGGAGGACTTAAGGAAGAGGCTTTCCTATACAACTCACAAGCTGGAGCTCCTGCAGAGCGAGTTTGACTCCACGCGGCAGTACCTGGAGACGGAGCTGCGACGGGCGCAAGAGGAGCTCGACAAGTTCACAGATAAACTGCGCAG AATACAAAGCGGCTACTCAGCGCTGCAGAGGATcaaccaggacctggaggagaagatcCACAGAACC TCGCAGCACCATGACGACGAAAAGCGCGCTCTGAGCAGAGAGATCATCGTTCTGAACAACCGGCTGATGGAGGCAAAGCTCACCATCGAGAAGCTTCAAGAGGACAAT GACGTGTACAGGAAGGACTGCAAcctggctgctcagctgctgcagtgcaacAAATCTCTTTACAGGGCCCAGCTCTCTGAG CTGCCTGCTGATTTTCAGGAGCGACTGACCATGCACCTGGAGGACTCTCCTCTCTGCCACACCTACTCTGACTCCGTCCCGGCCTCCCTGATTGCCAAAGTGCTGGAGAAACCGGACGAggcgtgcagcagcagccaggccTCCCGCTCCCCGAGCCCCCAGACGCAGGAACACGCTTTCATTTTGGAAAGCCTGGGCCCCGGGGGCCGCCTGGGGCTGCGGGCCGCCTACAAGTCCGACCTGTACAGCAGCGACACGGCGCTGTACTGCCCGGACGAGCGCCACCGCGAGCGGAGGCCCAGCATGGACATCCACGGCGAGAGGAAGCTGCTCTACGGGCCCCAGAACTCAACCGACAGCACGCCGGAGGAGGGCTCGGTGGGGCTGCGCGCCGGATTCTCCCAGGAGCATTTCACCAAGTTCCCCGCCGCGCTGGCGGGCGGGTCCAGCTCCTACTCCAGCTTCAGCGGGGCGGGGTCCGAGGACAAAGGCAACGGCGCCCCCAGCAGCGCGGCCTCCTCCCCCCGACACCACTCCCTCTACATGGACTGGAGGGATGCCGGGGACTATGAGAGGAAGAGCGACTCCTCCTGGGACGGGGACAGCCCCGGGGTCTTCGCCAACACTCACCCCTTCCAGCAGACGGAGCTGAGCCACCACCAGAACGGCAGCTCGCCCGTCTACAGCCGCACCATGTCCTCCTGCTTCAGCGAGCCGTATGAGCCGCTCCCCCCGTCGTCCTCTCCCAGCATCGCCTACGAGGACAGCCGCCGGGGCAGCACGCTGGcgcccgaggaggaggagctgatcgGCCGCTGGAGGCAGCTCAGCGTGGAGGACCTGAGCGCCCACAGCTACCGCAGCCCCGGCCGCGCCTCGCCGTACAGCTTCTCGGAGCAGCACTTCTCCGTCCGTCCCGCCAAGATCCGACTGGGGCCGCTTTACAGCAGCTTCCAGGAAGGCGCCGACTACTACCACCAGGGGGTGGACGTCATGGACCCGGTGTGGGCGGCCGCCAGCCCGAGCCCCGAGTGCAGCCCGGGGCTGCGGCAGGCCCACAGCCAGGCCCACCTGTTCCGGGCGGAGGACAGCCAGGAGTCGGAGCACAGCCTCTACCACTCAGGGAGCTCCAAAGACAGGGAAGGGAACGTGGCGGCCGGCGGCCAGGGCGCCGATTACGTGGACCCCAGCCCCAACAGCTCCACCGAGTCCCTCAACCAGAGGTCCCTGGAGATGGCCGCCGAGCTGCAGCACTACCAGGCGGAGATGCACAGCCTTCCCGCGCAGCCCAGCCagtcgccgccgccggccccgccgccgcctcctccttacAACCAAAAATTCGGCTCCCTTGGACTTTCCAGGAAGGACAGTCTGACCAAGGCTCAGCTTTACGGAACGCTCCTGAATTGA
- the LOC115401370 gene encoding retinol dehydrogenase 14 isoform X2 → MRGKTVIVTGANSGIGKAVAGELLKLHARVIMACRDLQSAEEAAREIQKEAGQEQGEVVIKHLDLASLASVRRFCEEINKEEPKIDVLINNAGVYQCPYTKTEDGFEMQLGVNHLGHFLLTHLLLDLLKTSAPSRIVVVSSKLYKYGHINFDDLNSEAKYDKAFCYSQSKLANLLFTLELAKQLQGSGVTVNALTPGIVRTRLGRHVQIPFLAKPLFNLASMVFFKSPLEGAQTPLYLACSPEVEGVSGKCFANCEEEELMAKAVDEQAAKKLWDISRRMVGLSD, encoded by the exons ATGCGGGGAAAGACCGTCATCGTGACCGGGGCCAACAGCGGGATCGGAAAGGCCGTGGCCggggagctgctgaagctgcacgCCCGGGTCATCATGGCCTGTCGGGACCTGCAGAGCGCCGAGGAGGCGGCCCGGGAGATCCAGAAAGAAGCGGGTCAGGAGCAGGGGGAGGTGGTCATCAAACACCTGGACCTGGCCTCCCTGGCTTCAGTGAGGAGGTTCTGTGAGGAGATCAATAAG gAGGAACCAAAGATCGACGTGCTGATAAACAACGCGGGCGTCTACCAGTGTCCCTACACCAAGACTGAGGATGGTTTTGAGATGCAGCTTGGCGTGAACCACCTGGGCCACTTCCTGCTCACTCACCTGctcctggacctcctgaagACGTCGGCGCCCAGCCGCATCGTCGTGGTCTCCTCCAAGCTCTACAAGTACGGCCACATCAACTTCGACGACCTGAACAGCGAGGCCAAGTACGACAAGGCTTTCTGCTACAGCCAGAGCAAGCTGGCCAACCTGCTGTTCACGCTGGAGCTGGCTAAGCAGCTGCAGGGCAGCGGGGTCACGGTCAACGCGCTCACCCCGGGCATTGTGAGGACCCGCCTGGGCAGGCACGTCCAAATCCCCTTCCTGGCGAAGCCGCTGTTCAACCTCGCCTCGATGGTCTTTTTCAAGAGTCCTCTGGAGGGGGCGCAGACGCCGCTGTATCTGGCCTGCTCCCCCGAGGTGGAGGGCGTGTCGGGGAAGTGCTTCGCTAactgcgaggaggaggagctgatggcCAAAGCCGTGGACGAACAGGCAGCCAAGAAACTATGGGACATTAGCAGGAGGATGGTGGGACTCAGTGACTGA
- the LOC115401370 gene encoding retinol dehydrogenase 14 isoform X1: MYSAVLIAAVVGGGVLLLMRRLFPRQKAVQLLRYPANTMRGKTVIVTGANSGIGKAVAGELLKLHARVIMACRDLQSAEEAAREIQKEAGQEQGEVVIKHLDLASLASVRRFCEEINKEEPKIDVLINNAGVYQCPYTKTEDGFEMQLGVNHLGHFLLTHLLLDLLKTSAPSRIVVVSSKLYKYGHINFDDLNSEAKYDKAFCYSQSKLANLLFTLELAKQLQGSGVTVNALTPGIVRTRLGRHVQIPFLAKPLFNLASMVFFKSPLEGAQTPLYLACSPEVEGVSGKCFANCEEEELMAKAVDEQAAKKLWDISRRMVGLSD, from the exons ATGTACTCGGCGGTGCTGATCGCCGCTGTcgtcggcggcggcgtcctgctTCTCATGCGCCGTTTGTTTCCCAGACAGAAAGCCGTGCAGCTGCTGCGTTATCCGGCCAACACGATGCGGGGAAAGACCGTCATCGTGACCGGGGCCAACAGCGGGATCGGAAAGGCCGTGGCCggggagctgctgaagctgcacgCCCGGGTCATCATGGCCTGTCGGGACCTGCAGAGCGCCGAGGAGGCGGCCCGGGAGATCCAGAAAGAAGCGGGTCAGGAGCAGGGGGAGGTGGTCATCAAACACCTGGACCTGGCCTCCCTGGCTTCAGTGAGGAGGTTCTGTGAGGAGATCAATAAG gAGGAACCAAAGATCGACGTGCTGATAAACAACGCGGGCGTCTACCAGTGTCCCTACACCAAGACTGAGGATGGTTTTGAGATGCAGCTTGGCGTGAACCACCTGGGCCACTTCCTGCTCACTCACCTGctcctggacctcctgaagACGTCGGCGCCCAGCCGCATCGTCGTGGTCTCCTCCAAGCTCTACAAGTACGGCCACATCAACTTCGACGACCTGAACAGCGAGGCCAAGTACGACAAGGCTTTCTGCTACAGCCAGAGCAAGCTGGCCAACCTGCTGTTCACGCTGGAGCTGGCTAAGCAGCTGCAGGGCAGCGGGGTCACGGTCAACGCGCTCACCCCGGGCATTGTGAGGACCCGCCTGGGCAGGCACGTCCAAATCCCCTTCCTGGCGAAGCCGCTGTTCAACCTCGCCTCGATGGTCTTTTTCAAGAGTCCTCTGGAGGGGGCGCAGACGCCGCTGTATCTGGCCTGCTCCCCCGAGGTGGAGGGCGTGTCGGGGAAGTGCTTCGCTAactgcgaggaggaggagctgatggcCAAAGCCGTGGACGAACAGGCAGCCAAGAAACTATGGGACATTAGCAGGAGGATGGTGGGACTCAGTGACTGA
- the LOC115401366 gene encoding interleukin-31 receptor subunit alpha-like, with protein MDLLPLFFMLVLISVCKGQHHDSCVQPKDQYIQAGSSTEVVCKTSCVHGGIFWKINSKPVHEGWSQTINSTHAVLSLRNLTLPSATVECRSVETQQIVGGVIIKTYKKPGNISCVFHYDSESSVGVPELLTCTWEHQTPPREKVNYTVLTSAVSHTSPIEVCKTKVTNCTVRDFYTSERIGIYVGDNFTVTVRAKGQAWEVHSDSYEFNLDQILKINPPKFSVATSSDHILVEWTRQRTTPKHRCQVKYRKAPSADERTPVWMSNKTLITELNVTIRIEEKLESCTEYRVSVRCGLGEAPWSDWSREKTVLTKLNKSQIRLRLWRKVTEVRSDGVRRVCAMWTAIPAACPGRFTYEINQISLDQEHAVQGSQIYTSRGNSTCDVTVNRDARRINLTVFRDEVPLAEDSVYVPAVGESLPQVTDIQTSARDGVILVNWKAPNQSVSGYMIDWTHDGNQYFWEETKHTNASLFGLLDKEPYNITVTPLFDDKAGHGTQAQPTCSGVGDPGTVVITGGQASDRTADVSWETQSEGPCSAAFVSYTVFYRTQDGPLLNMTVDSKKQKVVLKDLEPDTLYRVYVEATALTGVTRSINERVVKTNKFDPNFITVLTVCGCVLILLVLFLGLCCAVQWKRFRDKPVPNPGLSSVASWSLSAQQKSMCLFQPFSNPCESTFDKVYTEQTPDSSTPSLTTISSNSNTTSDETRKYDDSALGQSNKPPDPIMTQHPRFSEETAAFLPSESSPGSPYRSQTSVGTQKTKTDKPWKHVPGKEQEKVPAKTVYVTLDMFEHDQAQ; from the exons ATGGATCTATTGCCCCTCTTCTTTATGCTCGTGTTAATCTCTGTTTGTAAAG GCCAGCACCACGACAGCTGCGTTCAGCCTAAAGATCAATACATCCAAGCGGGATCCAGCACCGAGGTCGTGTGCAAGACCTCATGCGTGCACGGAGGAATCTTCTGGAAAATCAACAGCAAGCCCGTCCACGAAGGCTGGTCGCAAACTATCAACTCCACGCACGCGGTCCTGTCCCTGAGGAACCTCACTCTCCCCTCGGCGACAGTGGAGTGTCGCAGCGTGGAAACGCAGCAAATAGTTGGAGGCGTCATCATCAAGACATACA AGAAGCCCGGAAACATCTCGTGCGTATTCCACTACGACAGCGAAAGCAGTGTCGGCGTGCCAGAGCTGCTGACCTGCACCTGGGAGCATCAAACGCCTCCTCGAGAGAAAGTGAACTACACCGTCCTGAC TTCTGCTGTTTCGCACACTTCCCCAATTGAAGTCTGCAAGACGAAAGTAACAAACTGCACAGTGAGAGATTTCTACACCTCTGAACGGATAGGAATTTATGTTGGAGACAATttcacagtgacagtgagagCCAAAGGTCAAGCGTGGGAGGTTCACTCCGACTCATATGAGTTTAATTTAGATCAGATTT TGAAAATCAACCCTCCCAAGTTTTCTGTAGCGACTTCCTCTGATCATATTTTGGTTGAGTGGACTCGACAGCGCACGACACCGAAGCATCGATGTCAGGTCAAATACAGAAAG gctccatcagctgatgaAAGAACTCCAGTG TGGATGAGCAACAAGACTCTGATTACTGAGCTGAACGTTACAATCCGCATTGAAGAGAAGCTGGAGTCCTGCACGGAATACAGGGTGTCGGTCCGCTGTGGTCTGGGCGAGGCCCCCTGGAGTGACTGGAGCCGGGAGAAGACAGTCCTCACCAAACTCAACA AAAGTCAGATCAGGCTGCGGCTGTGGAGGAAGGTGACTGAAGTACGAAGTGATGGAGTAAGAAGAGTTTGTGCCATGTGGACG GCCATTCCTGCAGCATGTCCAGGCAGATTTACATATGAGATCAATCAGATCTCTCTTGATCAAGAACATGCAGTTCAAGGGAGTCAAATCTACACATCGCGTGGAAACTCAACCTGTGACGTTACTGTGAACCGAGACGCACGCAGAATAAATCTCACAGTCTTCCGTGATGAAGTCCCGCTCGCTGAAGACTCGGTTTATGTTCCAGCTGTTGGAGAGA GCCTCCCTCAGGTTACCGACATCCAGACCTCCGCCCGGGACGGAGTCATCCTGGTGAACTGGAAGGCTCCCAATCAGTCTGTCAGTGGTTACATGATTGACTGGACCCATGATGGGAATCAGTACTTCTGGGAGGAAACCAAACACACTAATGCAAGTCTGTTTG GCCTCTTGGACAAGGAGCCATATAACATCACTGTAACGCCCCTCTTTGACGACAAGGCGGGTCACGGCACCCAAGCCCAACCGACCTGCTCCGGAGTGGGAG ATCCAGGCACTGTTGTGATCACCGGTGGTCAGGCTTCTGACAGAACTGCTGATGTGAGTTGGGAAACGCAGTCGGAGGGACCGTGCAGCGCTGCTTTTGTCAGCTATACGGTGTTTTACAGGACTCAGGATGGACCGCTGCTCA ACATGACTGTCGATAGCAAGAAGCAGAAGGTCGTTTTGAAGGATCTGGAACCAGACACGCTGTACAGAGTGTATGTCGAGGCCACGGCCCTCACCGGAGTGACCAGAAGCATAAACGAAAGGGTCGTCAAGACCAATAAATTTG atCCAAACTTCATTACAGTGTTgactgtgtgtggatgtgtccTCATATTGCTGGTGTTATTTCTCGGATTATGCTGCGCTGTTCA GTGGAAGAGATTCCGGGATAAGCCTGTGCCAAATCCAGGCCTCAGTTCCGTGGCGTCGTGGTCGTTGTCCGCTCAGCAAAAG AGTATGTGCCTCTTCCAGCCATTCAGTAACCCATGTGAAAGCACGTTTGATAAGGTGTACACGGAGCAAACGCCAGATTCATCCACCCCTTCGCTGACCACAATCAGCTCAAATAGTAACACAACCAGTGACGAAACCAGGAAATATGATGATTCAGCCTTGGGACAGAGCAACAAGCCACCTGACCCCATAATGACGCAGCATCCTCGGTTTTCTGAAGAAACCGCAGCGTTCCTCCCCTCGGAGAGCAGTCCAGGCAGCCCATATCGAAGCCAGACTTCGGTGGGAACTCAGAAAACAAAGACTGATAAACCGTGGAAACATGTTCCTGGGAAGGAACAGGAAAAGGTGCCAGCGAAGACTGTATATGTCACTTTGGATATGTTTGAGCATGACCAGGCCCAGTGA